GCCGCCCGCCCGACCCGTCCCGCCGTCGACCAGCCAGGCACCCAACCCGTCACCCCGGCGACCCACCGCCACCGCGCGCTCCCCCACCCCGACCACCCGCTGCAGGTCCGCGTCGGTCCCGGCCGCCGGCAGCACCGCCCGCCGCCAGGTCAGACCGTCCGTCGAGCGCCACACCGCCGGATCCGTTCCGGTACGCCCCGACGACCGCACCGAGCCCACCAGGAGCCACCCCGACCCGGTCGCCACGCCGTCGGCCACCCACGGCCGCCCCGCCGCGTCGGCGGCCAGCCCCGGCACCCCGCTCACCAGGCGGAAGTCCGACCCGTCCGCGGCGACCCAGGCCGCGCCGCCGGTGGACCGGTTACCCGAGACCAGCCAACCCCGCGGGCCGCCCGCGATCCGGCCCACGTTCACCGCGTCGGGGCCCCCGAACACCTCGAACTCGGCCGGCACCTCCACCAGCGACCCGTCGGCGACCTGCCGCCAGGTGCTGATCCGCGGATTGCCGTGCACCCCACCGCTGCGGCCACCCACCGCCGCCAGCCGGCCGTCCCGGCAACCCGCCGCGGTCAGCACGTTCTCCCCGCCGTACGGGCTGCGCGGCACCGGACGCAGCGCCGTCCAGGCGGAGCCGTCGGCGCTGGTCCAGGCCGCCGGGCGGGGCACCCCGGCGGCGTCGGCCACCGCGCCCACCACGAACCACCGGCCGGCGCAGGCCGTCGCGTCCCGCAGCAGCAACCGGCCCGGCGCACCGGGCGGCACGGGCAGGGTCACCGACCGCCAGGCCGGGCGGACCGGCTCCGGCGACGTCGGCCCGGCGTGGCCGGACGCCCGGCACCCGGCGGGCAGCAGGACCACCAGGCCGAGAACCGCCAGAGCACGCCGGGCACGCATGCCGAGGATCGTATCGACCGGGGACGACACGTGGCGTCCACCGACGAACCGGGCTCCCGACACCGCCCCGCCCCGGCGCCGTCCGAACGCGGCGACCGGTGCGCCACGCCGCCGACATCGCGGTATCCCGGGTCGAGGCCGTGCGCCATGTCGCCGACACGGCGGTGCCAGGCAAGGGCGGCTGTCGGGCCTGGTTGGTCGGCGCGGGTCAGGCGGTGGGCTGGGCGACCTCGCCGCCGGCGGTCTCCGCGAGGATCCGCTCGGCGACCTCCTTCATGGTCATCCGGTGGTCCATCGCGGTGCGCTGGATCCACTTGAACGCCTGCGGCTCGGTCATCCCGTAGGTGGTCATCAGCGCGCCCTTGGCCCGCTCCACCGTCTTGCGGATCTCCAGCCGGTCGGTCAGGCCGGCGACCTCGGCCTCCAGCGCGGCGATCTCCGAGTAGCGCGACAGCGCGATCTCCACCGCCGGCACCAGGTCGCTCTTCTGGAACGGCTTGACCAGGTAGGCCATCGCGCCGGCCGCCCGCGCGCGCTCCACCAGGTCCCGCTGGCTGAACGCGGTCAGGATGATCACCGGGGCGATCCGGGCACCGGCGATCCGCTCGGCGGCGGCGAGCCCGTCCATGATCGGCATCTTGATGTCGAGGATGACCAGGTCGGGCTTCAGCTCCTCGGCCAGCCGGACGGCGGTCTCGCCGTCACCGGCCTCGCCGACGACCTCGTAGCCCTCCTCGACCAGCATCTCGGCCAGGTCCAGCCGGATCAGCGCCTCGTCCTCCGCGATCAGTACGCGCCTGCGCTCAGCATCCGTCTCGGCCACGAGCCACTCCCACCATCGATCTCGGCACGGCTACCACCCATGCTCCCGCATGAGCCTAGTCGGGTACAGTTAGCGGCACTCGCCGGGATGGTGGAAGGGTATACACGGAAGTCTCAAACACTTCTGCC
The Micromonospora sp. R77 DNA segment above includes these coding regions:
- a CDS encoding ANTAR domain-containing response regulator; the protein is MAETDAERRRVLIAEDEALIRLDLAEMLVEEGYEVVGEAGDGETAVRLAEELKPDLVILDIKMPIMDGLAAAERIAGARIAPVIILTAFSQRDLVERARAAGAMAYLVKPFQKSDLVPAVEIALSRYSEIAALEAEVAGLTDRLEIRKTVERAKGALMTTYGMTEPQAFKWIQRTAMDHRMTMKEVAERILAETAGGEVAQPTA